A genome region from Natranaeroarchaeum sulfidigenes includes the following:
- a CDS encoding GTP cyclohydrolase III — MTNTQVTLVQIDNYGPWTVTPEPRREVDLQTLQSRLYADLSQLVGDRGGYVFFTRFDNMIAVTNGLDMDDHAVIQESVGNRYPVSISLSVATGQSPAAALSDATERLQATGSAQDKSRREILEGRAIESDYRTDEDVHIAHFDVIDATGEYTDQLNAFDSFIEIEQGYAALMKYMRQENDALSFFVGGDNIIATCPELSAAEYEAAIDHVTAVADVDLRVGVGIGTDAHNAGMDAKHALEHARADDTKVEFLR, encoded by the coding sequence GTGACGAACACGCAGGTCACCCTCGTTCAGATCGATAACTACGGCCCGTGGACCGTGACGCCGGAACCGCGCCGGGAGGTCGACCTCCAGACGCTGCAGTCGAGGCTGTATGCCGACCTCTCCCAGCTGGTCGGCGATCGGGGCGGCTACGTTTTCTTCACGCGCTTCGACAATATGATCGCGGTGACGAACGGCCTCGATATGGACGATCATGCCGTGATTCAGGAGTCGGTCGGGAACCGCTATCCCGTCAGTATCAGCCTGTCGGTGGCGACCGGACAGTCCCCCGCGGCGGCGCTGTCCGACGCCACGGAGCGATTGCAGGCGACCGGGAGCGCACAGGACAAGAGCCGTCGAGAGATCCTCGAAGGGCGGGCGATCGAGTCCGACTACCGGACCGACGAGGACGTCCACATCGCCCATTTCGACGTGATCGATGCGACCGGCGAGTACACCGACCAGCTGAATGCCTTCGATAGCTTCATCGAGATCGAACAGGGCTACGCCGCACTGATGAAGTATATGCGCCAGGAAAACGATGCGCTGTCGTTCTTCGTCGGCGGCGACAACATCATCGCGACCTGTCCGGAGCTCAGCGCCGCCGAGTACGAGGCGGCGATCGATCACGTCACGGCGGTTGCGGATGTCGACCTGCGAGTTGGCGTCGGCATCGGAACGGACGCTCACAACGCGGGGATGGATGCCAAGCACGCGCTAGAGCACGCCCGGGCCGACGACACGAAGGTCGAATTTCTCCGGTGA
- a CDS encoding DUF5785 family protein, whose protein sequence is MDWPHDPDGDEGSEGMRKYGIAVIAKKVDEEGDFPLSAAEFVDEHGDEPIRINHQRVVSLAEIFEHVEAEEFDDIVDMHSTVGDAMRRGDFWDYHPVGADPEIKHA, encoded by the coding sequence ATGGACTGGCCCCACGATCCCGACGGCGACGAGGGCAGCGAAGGGATGCGCAAGTACGGAATAGCTGTTATCGCCAAGAAGGTCGACGAGGAAGGGGACTTCCCGCTTTCTGCCGCGGAGTTTGTCGACGAGCATGGCGACGAGCCGATCCGGATCAACCACCAGCGCGTCGTCAGTCTGGCGGAGATCTTCGAGCACGTCGAGGCCGAGGAGTTCGACGATATCGTCGACATGCACAGTACGGTCGGCGACGCGATGCGCCGCGGAGACTTCTGGGACTACCACCCGGTCGGTGCCGATCCCGAGATCAAACACGCCTGA
- a CDS encoding DUF7289 family protein: MSNDRGVAHVLGVILMAGFAITVAATVAVAGASMFADSQSQIETSQVESSFSSLAADASELEDGESVEFDLGTADGQLEVRESGELKIYHEGTDGTTDVYTEENGDPVTINSLVYENEDGNTVAYQAGGVFRQHGSGSSLVSAPDFYYRDNALSFPIQKVDGDISSSGTLSGELELQREDRHYPVYDNDDKSNPLSGGTVYVEMESEYCQAWEDYFSQQTRGSISEWCADDKDDNDDFDTVEGQVQVELSVPFEIENEYTHAIRAGSFDANSESQEPDGEDFEEGNTNVDSADTLISNKASEGDVTERRSNDNWDELEDIDSAGTYYLEEIDDDHTFETGTWDDDVEIYVDGDVIVQGEGLKVEDENSGNNVTFYIDGNFDMGQKADESSVVGNSDKPEQTQIFVDSSGYVIDEHGEGGNPQGQVYALIYAPGSDGLLRAGGNFDFEGSLIVNNLDIGSGGLEDSIEHSEAASEFSFVEEGAGPEFYYLHVTERTVTASG, from the coding sequence ATGAGTAACGACAGAGGTGTCGCACACGTTCTCGGCGTCATACTGATGGCCGGGTTCGCGATCACGGTCGCGGCCACGGTTGCGGTCGCCGGAGCGTCAATGTTCGCTGACAGCCAGAGTCAAATCGAGACCTCGCAAGTGGAGTCGTCGTTTTCGAGTCTGGCTGCTGACGCGAGCGAGCTGGAAGACGGCGAGTCGGTCGAGTTCGATCTGGGGACGGCTGACGGGCAGCTAGAAGTGAGAGAATCCGGCGAACTCAAGATCTATCATGAAGGGACCGACGGGACGACAGACGTGTACACAGAGGAGAACGGCGATCCCGTGACGATCAACTCACTCGTGTATGAGAATGAAGATGGCAATACGGTCGCCTATCAGGCTGGTGGTGTCTTCCGCCAGCATGGCTCCGGAAGCTCTCTTGTCTCCGCTCCCGACTTCTACTACCGTGACAATGCGCTCTCGTTCCCTATTCAGAAAGTTGACGGCGATATCAGTAGTAGCGGGACTCTCAGCGGAGAGCTCGAACTCCAGCGTGAGGATCGGCACTACCCAGTATACGACAATGACGACAAGTCAAATCCACTGAGCGGAGGGACAGTGTACGTGGAGATGGAAAGCGAGTACTGCCAGGCATGGGAAGACTATTTCAGCCAGCAAACGCGCGGGTCAATCTCTGAGTGGTGTGCTGATGATAAGGATGATAATGATGACTTCGATACGGTCGAAGGGCAAGTTCAGGTCGAATTGAGTGTTCCGTTCGAAATAGAAAACGAGTATACACATGCAATTAGAGCAGGCTCATTCGATGCAAATAGCGAGAGCCAAGAACCCGACGGAGAGGACTTCGAAGAGGGGAATACCAATGTTGATTCGGCAGATACGCTCATCAGCAACAAGGCCTCTGAAGGCGATGTTACCGAGAGGAGAAGCAATGATAATTGGGATGAGTTAGAAGATATCGACAGTGCCGGGACGTATTACTTGGAAGAGATCGACGACGATCATACGTTCGAGACCGGCACTTGGGATGACGATGTCGAGATTTACGTGGACGGGGACGTAATCGTACAGGGAGAGGGGCTTAAAGTGGAAGATGAAAACAGTGGGAACAATGTAACATTCTACATCGATGGTAACTTTGATATGGGCCAAAAAGCCGATGAGAGTTCAGTCGTCGGCAACTCCGATAAACCTGAACAAACGCAGATATTCGTCGACTCCAGTGGTTACGTTATAGATGAGCACGGCGAGGGAGGAAATCCACAAGGACAAGTCTATGCACTAATCTATGCGCCAGGATCTGACGGATTACTCCGTGCAGGTGGTAACTTCGACTTCGAGGGAAGTCTGATCGTCAACAATCTCGATATCGGTAGTGGTGGACTAGAGGACTCAATTGAACACAGTGAAGCTGCGTCCGAGTTCTCCTTCGTCGAAGAAGGCGCCGGCCCCGAGTTCTACTACCTCCACGTCACCGAGCGAACCGTCACCGCGTCAGGCTAA